In one window of Drosophila innubila isolate TH190305 chromosome 2L unlocalized genomic scaffold, UK_Dinn_1.0 4_B_2L, whole genome shotgun sequence DNA:
- the LOC117780422 gene encoding uncharacterized protein LOC117780422: MSSASLLDALCSGSGARLAMGTTVITYLIAYNEAAAPGLLFATLLATIYGAMAARCKSSLRSLQMPYVRATNKFDFGCLFLATWMDALAAMCACAALARTLSTCLDAMTGGLARILILGRNSPANEPWPDVLGVAVVILVTAMFMLGLEHSKAFSFIMTLGMFGLNAILSAVGWWRGDFVAWSENYFQPNGISSLFLTTALLTYAFPCIWSQQNRSGRHTALLVLALVSISLLLTAVCLSTVVHYKSREDYVAVPLFNILDDTGFHKLVPASACMILLTSSAAFLEIFPELYGIVVRLATSEWRILSKQISYESSDSGNPVLAVFIAGSLCAMLAFACPLQHLSYTLAASHICSVFLRAFYLLYTPYRPKFMQPSSSDSSLSYSRLSTSPIAKSHSSSSSAAPSSSSRLKRSLWSIGLSKQSGPKKPKKKQRNKPELEKEWLLLGEPTSPCPQREGKEVESTVLSDGEPPPSDFEYPDKFDKSDSDTSTDIDVIVDEYRQKIKVTTAGPLERSVRVPTVSSWRVTIFSIIVIGLGIALCVAGLVLRWAPAAFTGAIGVFIVAIMMGIIPQYTGSVINVSPVLCGMSLLLSVIFFSSCAVHSWPGVLVWLLAGLILLMRCDRYCCNCFEHTTILNAQLIPSVSGKTSNSSGGIVQASSSTRIRMPRPPKGVIGLPQRVSGIR, encoded by the exons ATGTCGAGCGCCAG TTTGCTCGACGCACTGTGCAGTGGCAGCGGAGCTCGCCTGGCGATGGGCACCACTGTAATTACCTACCTAATAGCCTATAATGAGGCTGCCGCACCTGGTCTGCTCTTTGCCACACTGCTGGCCACCATCTACGGAGCAATGGCAG CACGTTGCAAATCTAGTCTGCGCAGCCTGCAGATGCCTTATGTACGAGCtactaataaatttgattttggctGTCTGTTCTTGGCCACCTGGATGGATGCTTTGGCCGCGATGTGTGCTTGTGCAGCCTTGGCTCGAACGCTGAGCACATGTCTGGATGCCATGACTGGTGGTTTGGCCAGAATTCTGATACTAG gcCGCAATTCACCAGCAAACGAACCCTGGCCTGATGTGCTTGGCGTTGCCGTTGTCATTCTGGTCACAGCCATGTTTATGCTGGGTCTCGAG CACTCGAAGGCCTTTAGTTTCATTATGACACTTGGCATGTTTGGCTTGAATGCAATTCTTAGTGCCGTTGGCTGGTGGCGTGGCGATTTTGTCGCCTGGTCAGAAAACTACTTTCAACCAAATGGCATTAGTAGT TTATTTCTGACCACCGCACTGCTCACCTATGCCTTTCCCTGCATTTGGTCCCAACAGAATCGGTCTGGCCGCCATACAGCTCTGCTGGTTCTCGCTCTCGTGAGTATCTCGCTGCTCCTAACCGCCGTTTGTCTATCCACTGTGGTGCACTACAA ATCCCGGGAGGATTACGTCGCAGTGCccctttttaatatattagaTGATACTGGATTTCACAAACTTGTGCCTGCATCTGCGTGCATGATCCTGTTGACCAGCTCGGCAGCGTTTCTAGAAATCTTTCCCGAACTGTATGGCATTGTAGTGCGTCTGGCGACCTCCGAATGGCGTATACTCTCCAAGCAAATCAGTTACGAGAGCTCTGACAGCGGCAATCCCGTGTTGGCCGTCTTTATAGCCGGCAGCCTTTGTGCCATGTTGGCCTTTGCTTGTCCCCTGCAGCATCTTAGTTATACGCTCGCTGCAAGTCACATTTGCTCGGTGTTTCTGCGTGCCTTCTATTTGCTATACACGCCATATCGACCCAAGTTCATGCAGCCGAGCAGCAGTGATTCCTCGCTCTCCTACAGTCGCCTCTCCACATCGCCTATTGCCAAgagtcacagcagcagcagcagcgccgccCCCTCCAGCTCGAGTCGATTGAAGCGTAGTCTCTGGAGCATTGGCTTGTCCAAGCAGAGCGGCCCAAAGAAGccaaagaagaagcagagaaaTAAACCAGAGCTGGAAAAAGAATGGTTGCTCCTAGGTGAACCGACTTCGCCTTGTCCGCAACGCGAGGGCAAAGAAGTTGAGTCCACTGTTCTCTCAGATGGCGAGCCGCCG CCTTCCGACTTTGAGTATCCTGATAAGTTTGACAAAAGCGACTCGGATACGTCAACCGATATAGATGTCATAGTGGACGAATATAGGCAGAAGATAAAA GTAACCACAGCTGGACCCTTGGAGCGCAGCGTACGAGTGCCCACTGTAAGCTCCTGGAGGGTGACCATATTCTCGATTATTGTCATCGGTTTGGGCATTGCACTTTGTGTGGCGGGTCTTGTGCTGCGCTGGGCACCTGCTGCCTTCACTGGCGCCATTGGGGTCTTCATTGTGGCCATAATGATGGGGATTATACCGCAGTATACGGGCAGTGTCATCAATGTGAGTCCCGTGCTCTGTGGAATGTCGCTGCTGCTCAGCGTGATCTTCTTCTCGTCGTGTGCCGTGCATTCGTGGCCAGGAGTACTCGTCTGGCTGTTGGCTGGACTCATTCTCCTAATGCGATGTGATCGatattgttgcaattgttttgaGCACACAACTATCTTAAATGCCCAGCTGATACCCAGTGTGTCGGGTAAGACGTCCAACTCGTCTGGAGGAATTGTACAAGCGTCATCTTCCACAAGAATTAGGATGCCTCGACCGCCTAAGGGTGTGATTGGTTTGCCACAACGTGTCAGCGGGATTAGATGA